The region CTGTATGCTTAATAATACAGATGAAATATCCATACTTTTTCGTGTTTATTCATTTTCTCATGAACATGTATAGAGTACACGTTTAGATAAAGAGGAAAAACTTATCACAAAGCTGAGCTTCCCTAGTATATGCTGTGAAGAAACTATAAACTCTAATATTTTCACAGATACCAGAATCTACAAAACTTCTGACAAGATGCTTTGGcgtttctgttttttttttaattattatgtacTTATTTATTTTCCCTTTATTGTGAAATAGACATTGCCAGAAGAAGTCCTCAATTTGGAAAGATCTGTACGAACTCTTGATTTAACGCACAACAAGATAGGTGCGCTCATATGTCCTAAAAGTGATGAACCTATGAATTACGTTTGGAAAAACAACTTTTCTAAGCTTGGCCCTCATTCCTTATTGTGATTTATCCCAAATAGTAATGagaaaattttatatataaaaaaagtggTTACTAAAGTAATCTTGATTGTTATCCTAAATATAAGGAGATTGAATGacctttgtttatatatatatatgtatattctgTATGCAGTTGACATTCCCTTGGATATTTGCAAACTAATAAACATGCAGCGACTGGTAAGTTTTTAAGTTGAGTTAGTTATGATTATTGTCCCCTATTTTGCATTATTTTCTATGGAACTGAAGTAAATTTCCAAGGTTTAAATTTAGCTCACAGCTAACCAAAGTAATTAGTGAGAAGGTAATTATACAATAATGTGTCCAAGAATCCTATCTTGCTGTTTTTGAGGAAATAGATCGATGCATTTAGGTGACAACATATTGCCATTGGTCTTCTACACATTATGTGCACTTGTCCGTTTAAGTTCTTTCATTAGTCGTATTTTCATATCCTGATTAAATTAATATGCACTGCTCATCTTTGTCTGAATACTCAATCATTTAGTGCTATCTCTCACATCGAATTAGTGATTACTAATAATATGTGCTGCTATTTTTGTTTCGACACTGGACCATTCTACTTGTTGTTTTTATCCCTTTAAATTCTTTCTAACTCATTAAGCTAGAGATTGAACTTCTGCTTCGCTGTTCACTTTTTCAGGTTTTAGCTGATAATCTTATTCAGTGTCTACCAATAAATTTGGGGAAACTACAGTCTTTAAAAGTTATGACACTTGATGGAAATCGAATTTCTTCCTTGCCTGATGAATGTAATTCTCTTCTCTAAATATGTAAGAAGATCTTTAAATAGATGGAGTTTTTTCCTTTGATGCTCCTGTCTGCTAACCTATGGGATTTTGTTTCTTGCAAAGTGATTCATGGGTTTTTAATTATACACAAATATAATCTGCTGTGTTCAGTTGGGCAGCTAGTGAGGCTTGAAAGGCTGTCCATATCAAGGAACTCCTTAGAATGTTTGCCTGAAACTATTGGCAGCTTGCGAAATGTAAGTGCTTTTTTCACAACTTTAGCTTCTGAATAGTGATTATGCTTATTTGTTTCATTGTTTATGTGACAAGTCTTGCTGTAATTATATGTCTGAGCAAGTTTCATCATACCCAATGTAATTGTGGAATTGATCCCATGAAAATTAGGACCCATTGGATTTCTTCTTTTTAAAAGTATTGGGTAAAGGGGTAAATTTTAGGCGAGGCCTATCTGGTGCTTGTACAAGACCAACCAAATAAGGGTGGGGTATTGGTTTTTTGCTGTCTAAAGTGTTGGATTTTCTAGTTATTATTGTGTATTGATGTGAATTCTTTCGTCCGACATTACGATGTTTCTCTTTTTGTTTTCTTTACATACTGTAACTGGTACCAGGGTTTCATTTTCCTTAAGGGGGTAGATTTtgtatatttaaatttaagtagAAGGGTTGGAGATAGGGTTTGCATTTTAGATGATTTAGTAGGTGTGATAGGGTTAAATTGTGACTTTGACACCTGTTGATCTGATGCGGCTTTAAACTAAACAGAATATGCATGCATGAAAATTTTAGTTTCATCATAATAAAGTTTTCATGTGGGACCACGTTTCATccattattttgaaaatctaaGATTTATTCCTTTTTCTTTCAAATGCAGTTGCAACTTTTAGATGTCTCAAATAACAAGTTAAAGTCTCTTCCGGAATCAATTGGGAGCTGCTTTTCTTTGGAAGAACTACAAGCAAATGGTAAACTtctattttgaatgtttattaaATTACTATGGTCCAAATTTATGCAGAATTTCTGCATTGTCAAGCTCATACTTGTGTAGACATTTTAGATGTGAAATAACAGAACCTGGTTAATGATTAGTCCACTTACAGATTCATCATCTTGAATGACTTTCCAGATAACCTTATTGAAGATCTTCCTGATTCTATCTGCAATCTCACCCACTTAAAGTCACTTTCCTTGAACAATAATAATGTGAAGCAGGTATGTACTTCTGGAATTCCAATCCCCCTTTAGTTTATTTCATATGGATGTTATATATTGTCTGCTAGAGAAAGACTGGGTTTCCATTTGAATTTTGTCCTTCCCCTCCCTGTCATTGCCAGACTAGAGGCTCTTGTTTAAATCAATGTGAACGTATGATGGTTAAATAGAGGCATGACTACCAAAAGGCAAAGAAAAATGGGTTTGCTCTATGATATATTCAAAGTTGACACAATGCAAAAgatatttatattcatataaaatGGCTTTGCTCTATGATATATTTTGACTGCTAGAGAAAGACTTTGGGTTTCCATTTGTTTTTTGTCCCTTCTCCTCCCTGTCATTGCCAGACTAGTGGGTCTTCATTGTGTAAATCAATGTGAACTTATGATGGCTAGCAAAGAAAAATGGCTTTGCTCTATGATATATTCAAAGCTGACACAATGCAAAagatattcatatttttttttatttattagttgTTGGTTTTTTGGTGCCTTACCGACTGTTGAGAATACCGACATGATCCCATTTATTGCTGAGTCAACTTGATCTTTAAAAATTTCTAGCCATTTTGTATGGCTGGATATGTCTTGTTTTAATATTGTAATACTAACTGAACAGATACCAACAAATATATTGGAAGACTGTAAAGCACTGCAGAATCTCTCCCTTCATGGCAACCCTATTTCAATGGATCAGTTTCAGCAGGTATGCCATGCAAAATTCAGTGATGTTAGCTTCATCTTGTCTGAAAAAACTTAGGTTCAATAATAGATACTCTTGTATTGTACCAAAATCTTACTTCAAATTATTCCAGATGGAAGGATTCCAAGAGTTTGAAGCTAGGAGGAGGAAGAAGTTTGACAAGCAAATTGATTCAAATGTGATGATAAGCTCCAAAGGGCTTGATGAGGGTGTCGATCTTTGAGAGTTACTCCTTCAAATTACTGTAAGTTCCGGATAATCGATTCAATagcattaatttttaatttcaaaCACAGGCAGCAGTTTTACAAGGATTCATATTAGATCTTTACAAGTTTGTTCTGTTCAATAGCTTGGTTTGTATCCTCTGCTAATTAACTTATATTGTCTGAACAGATCGAACAACAGATGTTGAACAGTCCATAGCTATCTAAAATGCCAGAAAGCAGTATTACTTATTCTGTTGATTCAGATGAACTTTTGATGTAATTTGGAAGAGAGAACATTGTTATACATGGTTCCTTGTTATATGATAAATTCCATTGCATTGTACATGTCCAAATAAgctgtatattaaaaaaatattaaaaactgATTGAGATTTATTCAGTGATGctatttttaaatggttatgtACACAGAACACTGAGTGTATAATAGTCAACTTTCTCCTAGTTTGATTCTACTTTTGGTTTGGTGGAATGAAATTGGAATGGTAATAGGATTGAGAATGAAATGGAATAgaatttgttgacgccgtttttcgtaaCTTAtataggagagcaattaaacaagaaaattgCAGAATAAGTGAACAAAGATGAACACAAGATGttttttacgtgattcagcagttaaatatgcctagtccacaagtctgttATTAGGACTtgggagttttttggaaacttttAAGAGAATAGTTACTCAGAGTTTTTTCTCAAGAAATCAGTATTTCGCCCTTTACAAATGGAGCTtccttctttatttatagagaaggttgtagaattcattcccacgtattttgggaagatattaaTATagtgctatttaatgcattatttcctacatacacaGGAACGTCTcataaaatgtgggatcggataacagattaaataatatcccttaaacattgggattgtacaacaataaatatgttcacatataaTTGATTAACTCAAATATGGGATTCATCAAATTTCCGAGACTAGCAGTCGATCACGAGCTCGTTGCCTAACTTTGCCTATACTCGAAACAAATAGACACTGACGATATCGCGACATTCAAACTCACACATTTCGAGCCTGGAAGGCAAGAGACGGTTTAGGGATATATCCAAGTGTCACACCATGCTATTTGCGAGCTCGGAGCATTTTCGAGGCTACATACCCCTCGCACCTTCGAGGTCACTGTTTACAGAAACGGTTGAACTGAAAGGACATACAAATACCGTgtttatttcgagcttacacataacgagcctagatttcgggaccacaatctcatgctcgaaatctggatgtaacattttgccccctcaaaagtatcagttcgaatcctatgagaatgaaacttttgaactgcccttcttggaaactgtaccatcaattgtactcgagtatggacacgcgtcagctaaGGATTGACTAAAcagagtacttgagtgcctttTGTACCATGCGCACGTCCGTTCGTCTGCCAACTTTATGCCGCCATCATTTCATTTATACTTGACCGCCGGATCAGATACGAAATTTGGTTATTGGCTCAGATTAGCCCGACCTTTGACATTCCttggggcctataaatacatCCCCATCGTCTTCCTCATTTTACTTTCTCTCTTTGAGTTTTCagagaaaaaaaagaagagaaaccaGAACTGAAGTCTGCTAtgttcttgcatgttttccaaaccacgGAAACAATCTACCTCCAATATATTCGACTCGGCGAGGTCCTCCCTATTACCAACACTTCAGTCGACAATCTCTTTGTATCCACAAGATTTATTGTGTAAGTATCTATTCTTGATCCTatacgcatatatatatatatatattctgctTCTTACATTTCTGCGTGCAAGTTTGTACTGTTGTTATACTGtag is a window of Humulus lupulus chromosome 4, drHumLupu1.1, whole genome shotgun sequence DNA encoding:
- the LOC133830602 gene encoding plant intracellular Ras-group-related LRR protein 7: MGCYSSKNADSKASRLNRWRSTGIVALRDSKLKTLPEEVLNLERSVRTLDLTHNKIVDIPLDICKLINMQRLVLADNLIQCLPINLGKLQSLKVMTLDGNRISSLPDEFGQLVRLERLSISRNSLECLPETIGSLRNLQLLDVSNNKLKSLPESIGSCFSLEELQANDNLIEDLPDSICNLTHLKSLSLNNNNVKQIPTNILEDCKALQNLSLHGNPISMDQFQQMEGFQEFEARRRKKFDKQIDSNVMISSKGLDEGVDL